From a region of the Candidatus Rokuibacteriota bacterium genome:
- a CDS encoding ABC transporter substrate-binding protein: MKGKRTLALSCLLLLCVLPAGGSVAPASAQAKPEGEMRWALYVTLAPAWFDPGESVVGVITPFWVLYALHDALVKPMPGNQLTPSLAESWTVSADQRVYEFKLREGLRFHNGDPFTAEDVKFSFHRTRGAGAKTLQERVRDVTIVDPYRIRFQLHEPFPDFMAYYGTLATGAGWVVPKKYFEQVGADGFKKHPIGLGPYKFVSNTPGVELVMEAYEGYWRKVPSVKRLVYKSVPEATTRMAMLKRGEVDLAYLLDGPQAQDVKRDSVLKLAFSGGIGTFYVDFLDQWDPKSPWHDRRVRLAAMHAIDSRALNEAENLGASRLTGSIVPRKFDFALPLEPYAYDPAKAKQLLAEAGYPNGFDAGDLYPWPPYFSMSEAIGGMLGTVGIKTKLRTMERAAFYSALASKKLHGLCVCINAVYGNAASRMAELVPSDGAFAYGGYPDIDALYKQQARETDRKKREAILHQIQRLLHERVRFGPIYEYIWPSGVGPRVAEPALMLIDPYPWSAPLEDVRLKKN, translated from the coding sequence ATGAAAGGTAAACGGACGCTCGCCCTGTCTTGTCTGCTCTTGCTGTGCGTGCTCCCCGCGGGTGGCTCCGTCGCCCCGGCGTCGGCCCAAGCCAAGCCGGAGGGAGAGATGCGCTGGGCGCTGTATGTGACGCTGGCGCCGGCCTGGTTCGACCCGGGCGAGTCTGTCGTGGGCGTGATCACGCCCTTCTGGGTCCTGTACGCGCTCCACGACGCGCTCGTCAAGCCCATGCCCGGCAACCAGTTGACGCCGAGCCTGGCCGAGTCGTGGACGGTGAGCGCGGACCAGCGCGTCTACGAGTTCAAGCTGCGCGAGGGCCTCCGGTTCCACAACGGTGATCCCTTCACTGCCGAGGACGTGAAGTTCAGCTTCCATCGGACCAGGGGCGCAGGCGCCAAGACCCTCCAGGAGAGAGTCCGGGACGTCACGATCGTGGATCCCTACCGGATCCGCTTTCAGCTGCACGAGCCCTTTCCGGATTTCATGGCCTACTACGGCACGCTGGCGACCGGGGCGGGCTGGGTCGTGCCCAAGAAGTACTTCGAGCAGGTCGGCGCCGACGGCTTCAAGAAGCACCCGATCGGCCTCGGGCCCTACAAGTTCGTGAGCAACACGCCCGGCGTCGAGCTTGTCATGGAAGCGTACGAAGGCTACTGGCGGAAAGTCCCCTCGGTGAAGCGGCTGGTCTACAAGAGCGTCCCGGAGGCCACCACCCGGATGGCCATGCTGAAGAGGGGCGAGGTGGATCTCGCGTATCTCCTGGATGGCCCGCAGGCGCAGGATGTGAAGCGCGATTCCGTTCTCAAGCTCGCCTTCTCCGGAGGCATCGGGACTTTCTACGTGGATTTCCTCGACCAGTGGGATCCCAAGTCACCCTGGCACGACCGGCGGGTGCGGCTGGCCGCCATGCATGCCATCGACAGCCGCGCGCTGAACGAGGCGGAGAATCTCGGAGCCTCGCGGCTCACCGGCAGCATCGTGCCGAGAAAGTTCGACTTCGCGCTTCCCCTCGAACCCTACGCGTACGATCCCGCCAAGGCGAAACAGCTCCTGGCCGAGGCGGGCTACCCGAACGGCTTCGACGCCGGCGATCTGTACCCGTGGCCTCCTTATTTCTCGATGTCAGAGGCGATCGGGGGAATGCTCGGGACTGTCGGGATCAAGACGAAGCTGCGGACGATGGAGCGCGCGGCCTTCTACTCGGCGCTGGCCTCGAAGAAGCTTCACGGGCTGTGCGTCTGCATCAACGCGGTGTACGGCAACGCCGCCTCGCGTATGGCAGAGCTCGTGCCGAGCGACGGCGCCTTCGCCTACGGCGGCTATCCCGACATCGACGCGCTCTACAAGCAGCAGGCCCGCGAGACCGACCGGAAGAAGCGCGAGGCGATCCTGCACCAGATCCAGCGGCTCCTCCACGAGCGCGTCCGCTTCGGGCCCATCTACGAGTACATCTGGCCGAGCGGTGTCGGCCCGCGTGTCGCGGAGCCCGCGCTCATGCTGATCGATCCCTACCCCTGGTCGGCGCCCCTCGAGGACGTGCGCCTCAAGAAGAACTGA